The genomic interval CGACGCCCCAGCCGCTTCGATGTCCCCTGCCGGTCGGCGACCCGCCACCGGCACCCGACAAGGGGGGACGAGAAGCCAGTGAGCCACTCCAGCCACTCAAGCCACTCACGAAGAACCACCCGCAGCGGTACGGGCGCGAGCGCGGCCCGAATACGCCGCGCACCCGGCGCGGCAGCCCTGATCGGCGCAGCCGCGCTGGTCCTGACCACCCCGGGCCTCGCCCACGCCGCGCCGGAACCGGCCCCGGCCCCCGGCCCCGCCCCGGCGGAAGTCACCCCGGGCCGGGGCACGTTGACCCCCTCGCTCGTACGCGGCATCCGCGAGGCCGCACCCGCGACCGGGAGCGCACCGGACGCGGCCCGCGCGTACCTGGGCGGGCGGCAGGACCGCTACCGCATCGCCGACGCCGCCCGCGACCTGACCCCGGCTCGCAGCACGAACACCGCAGGCCAGGAGAGCGTACGACTCCAGCAGAAGCACCGGGGCGTCCCCGTGCTGGGCGGCCAGTACGTCGTACGGATGGAACGCGAGGGCGGCGAGCGGGTCGTCACCGGCACCTCCGGCAAGTACTTCACGGGCCTGACCGCGAGCACCACCCCCGCCGTGGACGCCACCCTTGCCGTCGAACGCGCGGTGGACTCCGTCCGCACCCGGCTCGCCGAACAGGACTTCGCGGGCGAGGACCCCGTACTGGAGGGCACCGCACGCGGCCTGGTCGTCCTCCCGCAGGGCACCGGCGTCCTCACCCACCACATCACGGTGCGCGGCACCGGTCCGTCGAGCGGCGAACCCGTGCTGCGCGAGGTGTACGTGGACGCGCGCGCCGGGTATCCCGTGCTCCAGTACAGCGGTATCAAGACGTTCACAGCACCCCGCGCCCCGCAGGGCAATCCGGTACGGACCCGCGCCGCCGCCGCACCCGAAAACGGCACAGGCACCGGCACCGGCACTGGCACTGGCACTGGCACTGGCACTGGCACTGGCACTGGCACCAAACTCGACGGCAAGCCCGTCGCCCTCGACGCCGAACGCGACGACGCCCGAGGTCTGTACGTCCTCCGCGACCGCACCCGCCTTCCCCAGGACGACGGCTACCACCGCACGCTCTCCACCTGGGACGCACGCGGCAAGTGGGCGAGCGACGTGTCCGGGCACTGGCCCGACGGCATCCAGGAGTTCAGCTCCCCGACCCCCGCCTTCGGCCCCGAGGCCACCGACGCGGGAGCGGTCGACGCGCACTGGGGCGCGGCCCAGGTCTTCGACTACTTCAAGGGCAAGCACGGCCGCGACAGCCTCGACGGCCGGGGCATGGCCATCAACTCCCTGGTGGGCATCAGCAGTTACGGCATGCCGTACGTGAACGCCTTCTGGGACGGCCAGAAGATGGTGTACGGCATCGGCGACGAGGAGTACCTGCCCCTCTCCGCCGGCCTGGACGTCGTCGGCCACGAAATGACCCACGCCGTGGTCGAGACCTCCGCGAACCTGGTCTACGCGGGCCAGTCCGGGGCCATGAACGAGGCCATCGCCGACTACTTCGGCAACGCCGTCGAGACCTCCGCGTACGGCATCCCGGCGAGCGACCCCGACTCGGGCCTGATCGGCGACCGCCTGTGCCGCACCAAGGGCCCGCGCGCGTGCGCCCTGCGCGACCTGGGCGACGGCCGTACCACGACCGGCTCCTTCATCGGCGTCGGCCAGGCCAACGACAACGGCGGCGTCCACCTCAACTCCACGATCTTCGGCGGCGCTCTGTGGGACGCCCGCAAGGAACTGGGCGGTGACCTGGCCGACCGCATCGTCTACAAGGCGCTGACCCAGTACCTCACCCCGATCGACGGCTTCACCGAGGGTCGCGCGGCGATGCTGGCGGCGGCCAAGGACCTCAAGGTGACGGCCGCCCAGCAGAAGGCCCTCACCCGCGCCTTCACCGCGCACGGCATCGTCCCCGGCTGGGAACAAGCTCTCGGCATCGACTCCGAGAAGCTCTTCGGCCGCATCCAGACCGCCGACACGAACCTCGGCGCGGGCGGTGGCTGGTGGGCCGCCGCGAAGTCGAACGAGGCGGGCTCGGAGCCGTACTCCGTCTGGGCCGGACGGGTCAACGGCAAGGGCCAGAAGCTGCTGATGAGCCCCAACGACGGCCGCTACCACGTCAATCCGGCCACCGACGGCAAGACCGTGGTCTGGCAGGCGGTCGGCCCCGACGGCACGGAGGTCCTGTCGCGCCCGCTCGCCGGAGGCGTGATCAAGAATTTGTGGAAGGGCCGGGCCACCGACAGTTCGATCGACGTCGACGGTGATCTCGTCGCCTTCGACTACTACAACCACGGCGGCCGGATGGGCGTGAAGTACCTGAGCCTGAAGGACCCCGCCGCGATCGAGTCCATCGGCGGCGGTACGTACCACCGCGCGCACGGCTCCTCGGTGAGCAACGGCAAGGTGGCCTACCAGGAGCGCCGCAGGGTCGCCCTCCAAGGAGCCCGGGCCGCTGGTCCGCAAGGGCGGGCCGCCGCCGAATACTCCCTGGCGACCCGCCTCCTCGACGTCGCCACCGGCGAGAACAGAATCGTCCGGGAGAACCCGAGCGGCACCAGCCTCGGCCCGACCGCCCTCAACGGCACGCACGTCTTCTGGCTGCTGAACGACGGTTCGGCGGAGGGGAAGACCACCCTGCGCCGCGCCGACCTCTCGGGGGCGAACGTCGTCGACCTCAGTGCGCAGACCGGCCCGAACGCCCTGAACATGTACGACCTGACGGTCTCCGCCGACACCGTGACGGTCGGCACCCACCTCCCCGATGCCGAGATCCGCAACGAGTCGACCGGCAAGCTCCACCAGTTCGCGGCCTCCGGTGCGCCCGACGCCCCGACGACGTACAAGGGTCGCGTCTCCTGCAACCGGGGCGAGCAGACGGCCGCCGCGGCGGTCGCGTCGAGCCAGGTGATCTGGCTGGACGCGACGACCGGCACGCCGGACGTGGTGACCCGGACGACTCCGAGGGGGCGCTGCGCCTGACCGGACCGGGGTGTGCCGCCCGGATCTCGGTCCGGGCGGCACACCCGCACTCCCCACCCACCCATTAAGCTGCGAGAACTCCAAGGGGGAAGCCGGTCGAACTCCGGCGCTGACCCGCAACGGTAGGCAGGACCGACCACACCCCGGTTCCGCGAGCCCGACCACCCACGGAGCGAAATGCACGAGTCAATTCGCCGTGGACTGCGAAAGACGCTGCACCGGGTGTTCCGCGTCCCGGCCCGCCGCTTCGGTCGCCGTACCCCCACGGCCCGAGGCGAAAGCGATCCTGCCCCGTGGCCACCCCCACCGACCGGCTCCCCTCCGAGCGCCCTCCCGCCGAGCAGCACCTCACCGCGCGGCCCTCCACGGGCCCCGCGCCGCCCCGGCGCATCCCCCTGCCCGTCCTCGTGCCCGCTCTCCTGGTGGGCGTCCTCCTCTCCCTCGTCTGCGGCGCGGGGCTCGGTGCTTCGGGCTTGACCTGGCCCGAAGTCCTCCGTTACCTCTGGGCGGGCCTCACCGGCGGCGCGATATCCCCCGACGAAGTCCCCGCGTACACGATCGTCTGGGAACTCCGCTTCCCGCGCGCCGTGCTGGCCGCCGTCGTCGGCGCGGGCCTGTCCTCCATCGGCATCGCCGTGCAGGCCATGGTCCGCAACGCCCTCGCCGACCCGTTCGTCCTCGGCATCTCGTCGGGCGCGGCCGTCGGCGCGAACGCCGTCCTCCTCTTCGGCGCGCTCGGCGCACTCGGCGTCTGGGCGCTGTCCACCGCCGCCTTCGTCTCCGCGCTCGCCGCGATGGCCCTCGTCTACGCCGTCGCCCGCACGCCGCGCGGCCTGACCCCCCTGCGCCTGGTCCTCACCGGCACCGCGCTGTACTACGGCTTCTCGGCCATCACCACCTTCATGGTGTTCGCCGCCGAACGCGGCGAGGCGGCCCGCTCCGCCATGATGTGGCTGCTGGGCAGCCTGGGCGGGGCGAGCTGGGCCTCCGTACCCATCGCTGCGGCGGCGGTGTGCGCGGGCCTGGCCCATCTCGCCTGGTCGGCCCGCCGGTTGAACGCCCTCGCGATGGGCGACGAGACCGCCGCCGCGCTCGGCGTGGACGCGGGCCGGTTCCGCAAGGAGCTGTTCGTGGTGTGCGCGGCCGTGACGGGTGCGGTGGTCGCGGTGAGCGGGGCGATCGGCTTCGTCGGGCTGATGGTGCCGCATGCCGTACGGATGCTGGTGGGCGCGGACCACCGGCGGCTGCTGGCCGTGGCCCCGCTGCTCGGTGCACTGCTGCTGATCTGGGTCGACGTACTGTCCCGCACGCTCCTCGCCC from Streptomyces sp. NBC_00237 carries:
- a CDS encoding M4 family metallopeptidase, producing MSHSSHSSHSRRTTRSGTGASAARIRRAPGAAALIGAAALVLTTPGLAHAAPEPAPAPGPAPAEVTPGRGTLTPSLVRGIREAAPATGSAPDAARAYLGGRQDRYRIADAARDLTPARSTNTAGQESVRLQQKHRGVPVLGGQYVVRMEREGGERVVTGTSGKYFTGLTASTTPAVDATLAVERAVDSVRTRLAEQDFAGEDPVLEGTARGLVVLPQGTGVLTHHITVRGTGPSSGEPVLREVYVDARAGYPVLQYSGIKTFTAPRAPQGNPVRTRAAAAPENGTGTGTGTGTGTGTGTGTGTGTKLDGKPVALDAERDDARGLYVLRDRTRLPQDDGYHRTLSTWDARGKWASDVSGHWPDGIQEFSSPTPAFGPEATDAGAVDAHWGAAQVFDYFKGKHGRDSLDGRGMAINSLVGISSYGMPYVNAFWDGQKMVYGIGDEEYLPLSAGLDVVGHEMTHAVVETSANLVYAGQSGAMNEAIADYFGNAVETSAYGIPASDPDSGLIGDRLCRTKGPRACALRDLGDGRTTTGSFIGVGQANDNGGVHLNSTIFGGALWDARKELGGDLADRIVYKALTQYLTPIDGFTEGRAAMLAAAKDLKVTAAQQKALTRAFTAHGIVPGWEQALGIDSEKLFGRIQTADTNLGAGGGWWAAAKSNEAGSEPYSVWAGRVNGKGQKLLMSPNDGRYHVNPATDGKTVVWQAVGPDGTEVLSRPLAGGVIKNLWKGRATDSSIDVDGDLVAFDYYNHGGRMGVKYLSLKDPAAIESIGGGTYHRAHGSSVSNGKVAYQERRRVALQGARAAGPQGRAAAEYSLATRLLDVATGENRIVRENPSGTSLGPTALNGTHVFWLLNDGSAEGKTTLRRADLSGANVVDLSAQTGPNALNMYDLTVSADTVTVGTHLPDAEIRNESTGKLHQFAASGAPDAPTTYKGRVSCNRGEQTAAAAVASSQVIWLDATTGTPDVVTRTTPRGRCA
- a CDS encoding iron ABC transporter permease, whose product is MATPTDRLPSERPPAEQHLTARPSTGPAPPRRIPLPVLVPALLVGVLLSLVCGAGLGASGLTWPEVLRYLWAGLTGGAISPDEVPAYTIVWELRFPRAVLAAVVGAGLSSIGIAVQAMVRNALADPFVLGISSGAAVGANAVLLFGALGALGVWALSTAAFVSALAAMALVYAVARTPRGLTPLRLVLTGTALYYGFSAITTFMVFAAERGEAARSAMMWLLGSLGGASWASVPIAAAAVCAGLAHLAWSARRLNALAMGDETAAALGVDAGRFRKELFVVCAAVTGAVVAVSGAIGFVGLMVPHAVRMLVGADHRRLLAVAPLLGALLLIWVDVLSRTLLAPVELPVGVLTAAVGVPCFVLLMRRNSYTFGGA